AATAGGTCAACAAATATCCATTTCTGAGTAACTTTTCGAGATGACAACTCGTTCACCTCCCCAATTAAATCCAAGATACTGTTAGCATCCGCGATAAGCGGGGCATATACAGAGCTCTCGGTGATGTTTGTGTAATCATCATGTAACTGGGGAGCCTTTGCGTCGCGCTTTCCGTTATGATGACAAACAGACAGCGCGTGCGCCAAGTAGTCTTGATGCTTGAAACGCGACGCCGGTATTTTCGATTCCGCAAAAAATGAGTGTGTCCTCGCTACTGTATCAACGGCTTGGCGATACCCGCTCTGAATTGCATTGCGTATTTCTGCTGGGTTGAGGCGAACACCCATCTGCATGCGAGAAAATACGATCGATATCTCGGGCTGCTGCGCATTCTCTATATACGCGATCACGGTTTCAAAGTTCTTTAACTTGTCTTTGAAATTCTTAGGTAGGTCCTCATAAGCCTTGCTAGCGATCGGACGGGAACCCACATTTGGCGCATCTTTGCTTAATGGAAAGTCGCCATCAAGAAAGTCCCAAATAGCTCTTAATCTCTGTTGACCATCCACGACTTCATACCGATATGGCTGTGAGCCAGCCCCGCGGTCCCAAAGATAGATCATTGGAATATCATAACCGCGAAGAATCGAGTCTATGAGAAGTGCTTTTTTTGGTTCAGACCAAACAGGGCCACGTTGCCAGGAAGGATCGAGCTGTACCTTGTCACGCATGGCGACAAGCTCCTCGAGCTTCCTGGTTTTATGCTTAATATCCATCTACCGTACCGATCCCTATTCGACGGTCACTTGTGACATGCAAGGCAGCCTTTGGCTTGCCCGTAAAGCTCGTCGATATCTAATTCATCCCCCTCGTCGCGTAAGGGGTTTTGTTGTCGCTTGGCTTTAGCTCTCGCTAGCCGCTTCTCGTAGTCTTCTTTGATCTGCTTGACCCGTTCAGGCTGCGTTAGTTCGTCGAGAGACTCCCCTTGTGACCAGGTGAACGGCGATCCATTTGCTACTGCATCCTTCTCGTAGGACTTTGCCTCTTCGAACGCTTCGGGATGCTCCTCCTTAAGGCGCACCCACTCAATCTTCTGCTGATAGAAGCAGAACGTACAGCCACTCCGGGAACGCCAGTCGTAGTAGCGGGGCAACCCCAGACCGGACGCCTCGAGGATGTCCAGTACACCAGGTTTATCGATGCCATCCTCTTTGAACGGAAGAACGATCTTTAAGCGGTCATGCTTCGAGCTATAGCCCTCACGGTACTCCTCATCTGACCGTATAGCGACGTAGCTGTAGATCGTATTCCCCTCTTCCAAAAGCGGACGAAGCCACTGTTCGAATGGGCGCAATTTAAGCTGTCGCGTGCACCACCTCGTCTGTGGAGAAGGAAGAAAATTGTTATATTGCTTTAACCAGAAATCGAAGTCCCGGTCAGGGTTGAGACGCAGGATCGACTTGCCGAGAAACCCTTCGAGCCTACCAAGGAATTCATAGACTTCGGGGAGCTCCTTCCCGGTATCCGTAAAGAAGTAGTCGATGTCGAGATCGGGGTGGTGCTGCCGCATGTAGACAGCCAAAGCGGCGCTATCGCGCCCTCCAGATAATCCGAGTACGTGCTTCACTTGATCTTTGCTCACGATACAGCCCTCTCAGTCTTGGGCTCTGTGCTTTCATCGGCTGATGTCATGTATCGACTGCTGAGCTCCGCAAGCGCGGCGAGCACAAGCCTGCGTTTATGCTCGTCACCTGCGTCTATAACGCCTTCGACACTAGCGATAATTTCCTCAATACCGGCTCGCTCAGCGTCCGTTACCTCGAATTCAGCATGGACAGGAGCCGGGCGACCGTTCACACCGACGACAACGGCCATGGCATGCCGCTTGTCGACACGTCCCTTCACACGGGCAAAGTTTTCGGCGCGGATGAACTTTTGTGCGAAGTCCGTCAACTCAACTGCAGCTTTGTCCAGGTCCGGATCGGTCCAATTCCGAGGCGGCTTACTCGTGGCAAGACTAGCGATGCTCTCGACATCTTCGGCGCCACCCTCGAACGTAGACAGACGGTTGATAAACGCGTCTAGGTGGAAGTCCCCGCCGAGCTTCCTGATGTTTTCAGCCCGAGACCGCAACTCAGCCAGGGCCTGCGGAGAGGTGTTCGGAACCTGAAGTTCGGCCAGCATTAGGTCGTTCAAGCGGCGGAGCATTGAAGGATAAGACTGGACGAGCTCTTCGAGCCCGTCACGAACGTCGTCAACAATGCTCTTCGATCCGGCTTCGCTGTCTAGGGCGCGCTCACCACCAAAAGCGGCCGGAATATCGTCAAAGAGGAACTTATTCGGATCATTCGCGTGCTTGAAGAGATCGCGCACCCTTATGGCATTGGAAGAAAGCTGCATCGTCCGCTTGGTCCACGGGTGAAGCCGGTCAAAGATCGCAATGAGTCCCCGCGCAACATCAATTGGCGCGAGATGGGTGAGCGTGTTGTCCGCATCTAGTTCCCGGACGACCTCGGCCATGCTCGAAAGAAGACGGCGGGACAAAGCGGAGAGGTTCATCCACCTGAGTTGAATATCGCCAGCGTCCCGAGCCAAAACCTCAACATCGAGGTCTTTGAACTTTGCCTGGAACACGCCTTCCCTATACAGTGCGACTTTCTCGCGCCGAGAAAGGATGAAAGCCACGGCGAGCACCGGCATTAACCCCTCTTTCAGCCCGAAAGGCGGTTCGGACCAAAGGCGATAAATCTCGGATACGCTTACCGTTCGCTCTTCGGCTTGCTTAAGAAGCTCCGCAGTTGCTTCCCAAAGCTCGTAAAGGCCGAACTCATCCTTCTCTTTTTGAGGCGCACAGAATTTGTACTCTTTTCCGCTCTTAGCGTAGAGGCCAGTTGCTTCAAGTATGGATGCAAAGAGCCCTCCTTCGGCCGGGAAACCATCAATACCGAGCCGGGGCTTGCCTTCATGCGTCACCATCGCGCGCAACAGAGCATTCTGACCAGCGATCGCATTGCTAGAAGGCTTAATGCGGTTGAGCAGTTCATTGTTTATACGCGGTGCCCGCGGATAGCGCTTCTCGGCAAGATCAGATGCGACATTGTTGAGTTCTGCATGATACCACTGCCTAGGCTTATGGTTCTTCAGGTACCAAGTTGCATTATCGAAGGCACGGCGGATTTCTTCCTCAAGATGGCCTTGAAGGACCGTATACCGGGCTTGAACTTCGCGCTGAGCTACGGGATCGCCAGCAAGGTCGGGATGCTCTTCCTGCACTTCACTGAGCGCTAGAAGTTCACGAGCCAGATCAGTGATTGCCCAGGCACGCTTCGATAGCCCGGCGACAACATCCCAGTCCTTCGATTCCCGTGCAGCTTCGCGACAAATCTTCTCCGCCTGCTCAGTTGTTTCTCCTTCTGTCGGCACTGCTAGCAAGAACTCTCCAATGGTACCCGCATGAGGCTCGTAAGCACGTGCCCGCTGAATGAGCCCGCTCAACGGCGCAACCTCCACATCAAACCACCGAAGCGCACCCGTTTCGTGGTAGTGGCGTTTCGCTAGGATTGGCTGAAGGCCGGCGAGTCTCTGCAGGGCGGCAAAGTCGACTTCACGAACATGCTGCATCGCGTCCTGTACAGCGCGTTCGACATCAAAGTCACTTCCTGCAAAGATCGCGAATGACTCTGCGAATTTCCTGAACACAACTAACGACCAGCCTTTGAGCTGCTCGAGCGCCTTCTTTGTAGCGCGGCTGGAAGCGCCGCCAGCGCATGCCTCCAGAAGTTCATAAGTCGGAAGGAGACCGGACCGCTCCTTAAATAGGTCAATAAGGGCAATCGATTTAAGAAGACGTAGATGGAGTGTATCGCCGCCGAGAGCCTCGCACCGTTCGATTGCTTCGGCCGCTAGCGCCCAACGGTGACCATCGGGCGATGCCAGAATGGAAGGCTCCAGATTGACACGAAGGTAGTCCCATAGCCTCTCTGGCTCAAAGAGAGATTCTTCAGTGTGATGCCGAATGAAGTCCTGGAAGCCATATGGCTCGGCCGAATTGAGAAAACCGAATATACTTCGCTGGTTCTGGCCAAAACGCCTGCGCGATATCGGGCCTAGAAGACAGGCAACGACCGGGTGAAGCGGCCAACATCCTTCGAGGGTCTCGGGTAGATAACTCGAAGCGGCGGGCCGCTGCCGCTTGACTTCTGAAGCAACGATTGAGGGAAGCTTGCCAGGTTTGGCGGGCACCCTTCCGCTCTCGATAGCGCGAGAAATTAGCTCGATCTGCTCTTCGCCGGCGGCATTCACCGCGAGGTCGATATAGCGCCCCTGAATCTTTGACCACTCGTCGCGCATTTCGCGCGATAGGCGGTTGGCGTACTCTTCAAACGCCTGATGTAGTATCCCGACAACAATCAGTCGCCCCTTGCTGCGCGACGCGGCTTCAGCGAGAAGCTGGAAAAGATAGACATCCGCGCCCTCTTGGGCAGCGGCCTCGAGAAATTTCCCCATCTCATCAATGAACAGGACGACGCCACCTTCGCTTTGCGGATTGCGCTCAGCAACCTCCAGAAGCGCGGAGACAACATCATCATCTGACCAGCTTTTACGGCGCTCATTTTGGAGAAGACCTCCCTCCTCGATCGCCTCTCCGATCACTTGCGCCGCTTCCGCTCTACGGCCGACTACGGGGACAGCGATCCACCCCTGTTCCTTTGGAGGCAGAGCATCAAGTACCGTCTTAGCTGCACCTTTGCCGATAGCAGCCTTGGCCTTGGCAGCAAGCTTCTTGTCGCCGCTCAGCAGAGCGCTCAGCGCGACAACCAGGCTCGATTTACCGCTCCCGTAAGGGCCGGTCCAAGTGAAAGCGCCATGACCAGTCTCAGACACATGCTGCCCGATGGTGGCCAACACATCCGCAGAGGACTTCGGGCAGACAAAGCCCTCGAGAGCCTGCAAGTCGTCGTGGTCGGCATCAATACGGATCGACCTTTGAAATCGCCTTGCAATATTCACGGTATCAGAAAGCACCATTAGGCCGCCTCACTATTCTGCAGGGGAAGATAATCGCGAGAGGCGTATTCGACAGCCGCACCGACATCTAGTGGTGCATTACGGACAACCTGCTTCAGCCCCGCCGTTTCCGACCAACGGAATCCACCACCTGAAAAATCTTCGATACCGCTAAGTCTATCGGCGACATCATTTTCATCGAGCAGGAAAACCCTTCCCGGCGACCCCGGCTCGTGCGCAATAGCCTCGAATGAAAGCGTCTGCGCGCTCGTATATCCACGCCAGAAGTCCATCAGCGCGTAAAGAAAGACGCCGTCCTTCAATGTGGATTTCGGCCCTCTTGCAAACCGAAATCCGTCTCGCTTACCTGTGGCTTTAATGAGCCCAAGCTCTGCGAGCGGTGACTCCATAGTATCTTCCGGCGAAGCTTTAGCCGATGGGCGCCGCGCGACGTAAGTACGCAGAAAGCACTCAACGTCGCGCCGGATTGTGGTAGCTGAAACGCGCGGCCACGCGCGATCTTTCGCCACCTTTTCAATTGCCTTGACTAGCCGGTCCCGCTCGAAAGTTGCGCCTGGAAAATTATTGAAGCTCCAATAGTATGTCGTTTTGTCCGGCCGACCCGCAAGATTCCAATGAATAAGCCATAGGCTCGATGGGTGCTCCATATAAGGATCATGGCCGTTCGCGCTGAAGAGCTGATCGCCAAGCTGCGTTGCCGTCAATGTCCCCGGCGATTCACCATCTTCGATGATGCCGGATGCCGCCGCCCAATGACGCATCGAGGCGACCATATTCTTACCGACGCCGAAATGAGCTATCGCCTCGTCACGGGTAAACACAGCTTTGCTGTCCGGTTGACCGGCGCGAGCCTCGACCGCGTCGTATGCCTTCTTCAACCATCCGTAGCGCAGCGGGAACGTTTCGTGACCCGAGAACTGCGGCTTGTAATTGTCTTGGTAGATAGGTCCCCGTGGCATTTCTTCCCGTCCTGGATGATTGATCCAGCTCGACTTTAACCCACAAAATATGGTAGGGTCAAACTCATTCCTGGAGATATCCTCCAGAACCTCAGCAGAGCAGGCTGACAGCGGGCTTCAGGGCATCGAGAACGGTAAGCGATTGGTAAATATATGAAATTAGGCGATACGATCTATCTGGACCATCAAGCCACAACGCCGCTCGATTCGCGGATTTTGGAAGCTATGAGTCCATATATGGCAGGGTGCTTCGGGAACCCACACGCCTCGGAACACATCATCGGCTGGCGCGCGATGCAGGTTGTCGAAGAAGCAGCCACGGCAGTTGGTGACCTTATCGGTGCCGACCCTGACGAGATTATCTTCACGTCGGGCGCGACAGAAGCAAACAACCTCGCTCTTCTTGGCGTAGCAAGGCGTGCAGCCGCGGGCAAGAGGAAGCGCATCCTGCTCGGCGCCACCGAACACAAATGTGTCCTGGAGATCGGACGAGTGCTCCGCGACGAGATAGGGTTCGCCGTCTCGCACATACCGGTGGACTCGGCGGGTCGCCTAGACATGGACGCGCTGGAGGCTGAGCTCGACGAAGAGGTTCTTCTCGTCTCGGTGATGCCGGTGAATAACGAAATCGGAACTATTCAAGATGTTGCCGCGATCTCGCGCATTGTCTCAGGCTACGGCAGCCTCCTCCACTGCGACGCAGCACAAGCTCCTTGTGCATTAGACCTTTCATCTTTGACACAACATGCGGACTTGATCAGCCTATCCGGGCACAAAATGTATGGACCGATGGGTGTTGGTGCGCTTTTTGCGCGACGTGAGCTGCACGATCAGATGGCCCCCATCATCCATGGCGGCGGTCAGCAACGGGGGCTACGATCCGGCACGCTGCCGATGCCTCTTTGCATTGGCCTAGGCGCAGCAGCGAAGCTAATGACGGGCCACGAAGCAACAAATGAACGCAAAGCAATAGCTGCCCGCAGCGACCTGTTTAAGGAACTTTTGGAAGGCTTACCCTGCAGGGTGTGGGTCAACGGCCCAACTAACGCGGCGGAACGGCATCCGGGCAACATTAATTTAGGATTTGAAGGCGTCCAGGCCGCTGACCTGCTGAGCCGTTTGCAGCCGAGGCTGGCAGCGTCCACCGGCTCCGCCTGCACAAGCGGCATTCCCGAACCCTCACACGTTCTTCGGGCCATTGGCCTTAGTGAAGATGAAGCCGCCTGCTCGATCAGGTTTAGCCTCGGCCGGCACACAACTGATGATGCCGTGAAAGAGGCGGCTCGCATTATTCAAGATGCACTTAGGGTCTGGACCCATTAATCGGCTTGCGACCACCTTCTCGGCGTGTTTCACGCTCCCGAACTGATGGGGGCATGATGGCTTTGTTGCGCAAAGGCGGATGTAGGATTCATCTGGTGAATCCAGCGTGGTAGCTGCCCTGCATGAGCAGACCTCTCCCCCCGAGCTACAAGACCAAGAACTGGCCGGCCTACAACGAAGCGCTGAAGCAGCGTGGCTCCCTGACGATCTGGTTCGACCCGGACATGGTCTGGGTGCCGCCCGCCACGGGCAAGCAAGGGCGTCAGCCGCAGTATGGCGACGCCGCGATTCAGACCTGCCTGACGATGAAGGTTCTGTTTGGCATGGCGCTCAGGCAGACGACTGGCTTCGTCGAGAGCCCCTTGCGTCTGGTCGGTCTCGACTGGAGCGCGCCGGATTTCAGCACGCTCAGCAGGCGCCAGAAGAACATGGCGGTGAACATTCCCTACCGTGGCTCGAAGGGGCCACTGAACCTGCTCATCGACAGCACCGGCATAAAGGCGGAGGGCGAAGGCGAGTGGCACGCCCGAAAGCATGGCGCGCGAAACGCCGCCTGTGGCGCAAGATCCATAACGGTGTCGATGAGCAGACGCTGGAAATTCGGGCCATCGAGGTCACCGGTAGCAATGTCGGCGATGCGCCAATGCTTCCCGAGCTGCTGGATCAGATCCCGGCGGACGTCGAGATCTGATCGGTCACCGCGGACGGCGCATACGATACCCGCAAGTGCCACAACGCGGTCGCAGATCGAGGCGCCCACGCCGTCATCCCGCCCCGCAAAAATGCCAAGCCGTGATGCGCGTTGCACTGATGAACCGCTTCTCGGCCCTCGGCACCGCCGGGATCGCCTGACAAAGACCGGTAAAGGGGCCGTCACTCCTCAAGCCATCGTTCCGCGACAACGCCGCGGTGGCCTTGAAGGTGCAGCAGGCCAAACTTGGACTAGCCCTAACATGTCGTCGCCGCGATCTTCACAAAAGGCATCCGCGAAAAATTTGGTACTTGGTACACAAGATAACCGCTTAGTGTATTGATTATATAAAAATATTCTGGATCAAACCGTCCAATCCATCATGGGTGCCACGGCAAGCCGTGACGCGTATTTTGCATTTACTTTCATACACTTACTCTCCGCATACGCAGACAGCCACCTAACGGGATTTCTCGTGATTCCCGGGGGTTTTCCCCGGTTTCCGGGGGTTTTTCAAGACAGCTTGCTACTGAGTAGCAACATCCATCCCGCCAATCATGTCCGAGCCAGAGCTCCGCCAGGGTCAGGCGAAGCACCTGATTCTGGCTGCGCCTCGACTTACCCCATTCGGACGGTTTCCGGCCAGATCGAAGTGACACCACGTTCTCAACGATCAACAAGAAAGGGACGGTCATGTCTCACACGACCCAAGTTAGCTCCAAGAATCTACTCCAGCAAATCTCGCGTGACCGCGCAGCGGGTTCTCCATTTGCCTTCCGCGCAGAACTGCCCGCCCAGCCGCGACCTGCCGAAAGTTCCGGGACCAGCAAGAAAGTCTCTTCGCGAAAGCCGAAACAGACCAAGCGGGCGCAGGTTTCGACCAAAGCGGACAACTCTCCCACAGTAGAAGACTGTTCGGACGAACCCTTCATTTCGGCACGCGCTCCGAAAGACGGCCTTCCGAGATACTGCGCGCAAATCCGTCGCAGGACCGACGGTGGCCCAATCGCTATAAGCAAGACGTTCTCAAGCCTCCATGAAAATCATCCTTTCCATGCCCAGGACGTCGGAGTTCATTTTCCCATACAACCCGCGTTCAGTGGGCACCGCTTTTCGACGCCACCGGGAGCGCGTCAAGATTGACGATCTGCGTTTTCACGATCTTCGGCACGAAGGTATCAGCCGTCTGTTCGAGAAGGGAAAGCGTGACCATTTCGTGATGAAGACCTCAGGGCATCAGTCTCGAAGCTGCTTGGATCGGTATGTGAATGTCGAAAAGAAGGGCGATAAATTCAAGAATTGGCACTGGCTGGACTGGGTTCTGGAATACTGGGCCAGCATCTGATCACCTGCCGACTCCGTGACTTCGGCGCGTTTTCTGGCGACAGGGCCACACCTGAGTCGTGACTCAGGTCTGTTGGGAAATTCCTTGGCGGCTTGCTCTGAGCAGCTGGAGGTTCGGCGCCTATAAGGCAAGGAGGAAAAGTGTAGTTGGCTAAGGCAGGGCTTTCCGATCGTCAACCTTCCCCGATTGGAACTGGCACGACGCGAACAGCCCAGGGCAGCGTCGGCACGGTCCTGGCAATCTCCGTCATGGCGTGATCTGCCTGGTGCTCGCCGTCTCCAGTTGGGTGGGGTGTTGCATCACCCCGAAATGACGCCACTCGCGATCCCCGACCACCGTCGCGACACGACCACGCTCGTCATGCCCAGCAGACTTCCGCAAAGGAACTTTTCCGCGTCCTGCAGTTCGATCTCAATTCCTACGCAGCAACCATGCGGAGGTAATGATGACAACACTTGATATGCTCCTGGCCCACTTCGGCGGCACACCCGTAATTCCTCTTGAGGTGGCGGCTCAATACTGGGGCTATGAGGCAGACACATTGGCCAGGAAAGCCGACAGTGGGGAGGTTCGAGTACCCTACTTTCGGCTCGACGAACGTCAGAAGGCAGCTCGTCTCATGATGCTTACAGACATTGCCACTATCATCGAGGAGCGCCATCGTGCAGCGCGCGCCAACTTTGAGAAGAAATGGCAAGACGATGGTGAAGAAGACGGCTGACATGCTATGCGAATAGAGGAAGCTGAAGGGAACAAATGACAGGTCGCAAGCTCTCAACTCGATCCTCAACCGAGAGGTTCACACCCAAGGGGCCTTCGAGTGTCAATTCCGGCGCGGTAGCAGGGCAGATCGTCTATCTCTCCCAAGCCGAGGAAGATGACGCCGACTGCGCGGTGATCGACACGCCCCCTCATGCCGGCGACATGATCGACGCGGCGCCCCCTGCGGCGGATCTGGTGGTCATTCCCATTCGGCCGGGTCTTTTTGACATCAACGCGGCCGCGGGCACGGTAGAGATCATGAAGCAGACCGGCCGGCCAGCGATCTTCGTTTTGAGCCAGGTGGCGGCGGTCGGGCCCGAGGGCGACGACACCGCGGCGGTGCTGCAGGAACTTTACCCGGACGTGCCAGTGGCCAAGGCCCGACTCGGCCAGCGCAAGGCGTTCACGCAGGCGCTGATCTCCGGACAAGCGATCACCGAGTTCGACCGACCGAGCTCGAAAGCGGTTGGCGAGATCAAGCCGCTGTTTCGGGAGGTGCGGAGCAAGCTGTGACACGGCCATGCACCCTCTGACAGGCAGAACCTGAAATTACCTGAGACTGTGCGAGCGACCAATATTCCTTGTAAAAAAGGGCTTAGCGCGTAGGAGATATCTTTGCCGGACAAAACAAGCATGATTGGCCGAGGCTCCGAATGGCATCGCTGGGACCCGCACATCCATGTTCCAGGGACAGTGCTGAATGATCAATTCGGCGATGACGAAGAGGCCTGGGATAGATACCTCACGGGGCTGGAGACCTCGTCCCCCAAGATAGAAGTGATCGGCGCCACCGACTACTACCTCACGGGCACCTACGAGGAACTCAGACGCTATCATGACGCGGGCCGCCTGCCTGATGTGCGGATGATCTTTCCGAACGTGGAGGTCCGCCTCGAGGCTGCAGCAAAGAGAGGTTTTATCAACCTCCACCTCCTCGTCAGTCCCGACGATCCAGACCATCTCGATCAGCTTCACCGCATTCTCCAGCGCCTCCAGTTTCAGGCCTATGAAGACACCTTCAACTGCCCCCGACCGGATCTCATCGCGCTCGGGAAAGCAGCCGACCCAACGATCAAGGATGACAAGGCAGCGCTTAAATATGGCGCAACGCAGTTCAAGGTGAACTTCCCGCAACTCAGGGAGGTCCTGGGTCGGAGTAGTTGGGCCAAGGAGAACATTCTTGTTGCCGTCGCCGCCGGGACCAACGACGGCACTTCTGGTCTTCAGGATGCTGCGGATACAACTACCCGCAAGGAAATCGAGAGATTCGCCAACATCATCTTCTCGAGCGCTCCCAGTCAAAGGGAGTTTTGGATAGGCCAGAAGGGCCTCTCCAAGGACGATCTTCTACAAGCATACGGAGGCTGCAAGCCCTGCCTTCACGGCAGTGATGCCCACGAACAGAAGAAAGTCGGGCAACCAGATCAGGATCGCTTTTCCTGGATCAAGGGAGGCCTGGTATTCGACGCGCTTCGGCAAGCATGCATCGACCCCGAAGGCCGAGCCTATGTCGGGACTGAACCACCGCAAACGCCGACGCCATCGCAGGTGATTTCTCACGTCTCTATCGAGAATGCGCCATGGGCCCGAACTCCAGAAATCCCTCTAAACCCGGGCCTTGTTGCGATCATCGGAGCACGGGGATCCGGAAAAACTGCGCTCGCGGATATCATCGCTTCTGGATGTGACTCGATTGATGAGGCGGCCTGGAAGGCCGAAGAGAACAACAGCCCGTCCTTCCTGACGCGTGCACGAGACCTTCTCGATGACGGGACCACGACGCTCACATGGGGAGGGGGTGCGACGGCAACTCGCCGCCTGGACGGCAGCGATGCCAACGGCCCGGCCGCGTATCATCGAGCAAGATACCTGTCCCAACAATTCGTCGAGGATCTGTGTTCTGCGGCAGGGGCGTCCGACGGACTAATCGCAGAGATCGAGCGCGTGATCTTCGATGCTCACCAAGATGACGATCGAGAGGGAGCCATCGATTTCGCCGAACTTCGCGGATTCAGGACCGACCGATTTCGTCAAGCAAGGAAACGTGAGGCAGAAGCGATCTCCGACATTTCGGATCGCGTTGCCGCCGAAATCGAGAAGAAGGAATCCCTTCCCTCCCTGAGAAGACAGATCGGGGAGAAAGAGGCCCTCATCAAGGGATACAATTCCGACCTCGCGAAGCATGTCGTGAAGGGAAGCGAGCAGCAGGCCGAAAGGCATGCCGAGATCGGGCGAGCCACACAGACACTACGCAGCAAGATCCAGGCCCTCGGGACCCAGAAGAGGAGCTTCATCGCCCTCCAGGACGAAGTTGCGAGCACCCGGTCGACCAAGGCCCCAGAACTCTTGCGGCAGGCCAAGGAGCGGCATCAGCAGAGCGGAATGAAGCCAGATGAGTGGGAGGAATTCCTTCTCATATACAAGGGTGATGTCGACAAGAGCCTGACAAGCTACATCGAGGCCGCCGACAAGAAGATCGAGGAATTGACCGGGCCTCCTGTCGCCGAACCAAAACCTGGCGACGCTCTAATTGCAGAAGGGACCGACCTAACCACGCTACCCCTGAACACCCTTCAGGCGGAAGCCACGCGCCTGGAGGCGATGCTGAGCGCGGACAAGGTTATTCGCGAGCGGTATGCCGCCCTCTCCAAGAAGATCGCGCAAGAAACCTCGACGCTGAACGCCCTGAAGGACCGCCTGAAGGATGCGGAGGGGGCGGCCGAACGCCAGAAAGAACTACAGACAGAGCGCCTGGA
The window above is part of the Salipiger abyssi genome. Proteins encoded here:
- a CDS encoding TrlF family AAA-like ATPase, producing MPDKTSMIGRGSEWHRWDPHIHVPGTVLNDQFGDDEEAWDRYLTGLETSSPKIEVIGATDYYLTGTYEELRRYHDAGRLPDVRMIFPNVEVRLEAAAKRGFINLHLLVSPDDPDHLDQLHRILQRLQFQAYEDTFNCPRPDLIALGKAADPTIKDDKAALKYGATQFKVNFPQLREVLGRSSWAKENILVAVAAGTNDGTSGLQDAADTTTRKEIERFANIIFSSAPSQREFWIGQKGLSKDDLLQAYGGCKPCLHGSDAHEQKKVGQPDQDRFSWIKGGLVFDALRQACIDPEGRAYVGTEPPQTPTPSQVISHVSIENAPWARTPEIPLNPGLVAIIGARGSGKTALADIIASGCDSIDEAAWKAEENNSPSFLTRARDLLDDGTTTLTWGGGATATRRLDGSDANGPAAYHRARYLSQQFVEDLCSAAGASDGLIAEIERVIFDAHQDDDREGAIDFAELRGFRTDRFRQARKREAEAISDISDRVAAEIEKKESLPSLRRQIGEKEALIKGYNSDLAKHVVKGSEQQAERHAEIGRATQTLRSKIQALGTQKRSFIALQDEVASTRSTKAPELLRQAKERHQQSGMKPDEWEEFLLIYKGDVDKSLTSYIEAADKKIEELTGPPVAEPKPGDALIAEGTDLTTLPLNTLQAEATRLEAMLSADKVIRERYAALSKKIAQETSTLNALKDRLKDAEGAAERQKELQTERLDAYERLFEAIIKEQKALADLYAPLMLRLAEASGTLRKLGFSVRRVVDVDAWGEVAEEELLDRRKSGPFQGRRTLIAAADADLRTAWENGTSKEIRDALDDFIKKYQAALLSHAQYSESNTEKYRAWMKQLAHWLFDTSHISVSYEILYDGLDIRKLSPGTRGIVLLLLYLALDDADDRPLIIDQPEENLDPKSVFDELVSLFISAKTKRQVIMVTHNANLVINTDADQVIIADAGSHSSGGLPEITYRGGGLEDSEIRRAVCDILEGGEQAFRERARRVRVKFGR
- a CDS encoding ParA family protein, with the protein product MTGRKLSTRSSTERFTPKGPSSVNSGAVAGQIVYLSQAEEDDADCAVIDTPPHAGDMIDAAPPAADLVVIPIRPGLFDINAAAGTVEIMKQTGRPAIFVLSQVAAVGPEGDDTAAVLQELYPDVPVAKARLGQRKAFTQALISGQAITEFDRPSSKAVGEIKPLFREVRSKL